A genomic window from Streptomyces broussonetiae includes:
- a CDS encoding roadblock/LC7 domain-containing protein, with product MNTDLSWVLNDVLEVRGARHAILVSGDGLLLQRSDGINRDDAETNAAAMSSMQSLSRAVAGFVGAGHGIWKQTLLEYDGGWIFLSAAGQGSYLAVSAALDVDMEAVSFRMQKTVNALSKAMSVALRSDHGALS from the coding sequence GTGAACACCGACCTGTCGTGGGTGCTGAACGACGTGCTCGAGGTGCGCGGGGCCCGCCACGCCATCCTCGTCTCGGGCGACGGCCTGCTCCTGCAACGCTCGGACGGCATCAACCGGGACGACGCGGAGACCAACGCGGCGGCGATGAGTTCGATGCAGTCGCTCAGCCGCGCCGTCGCCGGGTTCGTGGGAGCGGGTCACGGCATCTGGAAGCAGACGCTGCTGGAGTACGACGGCGGGTGGATCTTCCTCAGCGCCGCCGGCCAAGGCTCCTACCTGGCCGTATCGGCCGCGTTGGACGTCGACATGGAGGCGGTGTCGTTCCGGATGCAAAAGACGGTGAACGCCCTCAGCAAGGCGATGAGCGTGGCGCTCCGCTCGGATCACGGTGCCCTCTCATGA
- a CDS encoding DUF742 domain-containing protein: MRTPGEEAVTSDFVRSYVITGGRSLPTSEDLALHTLVTLAPERTLPLGAGPEVRAIWELCSGGYLSVAEVAGHLELPVGVVRLLLTDLSAQGHLLLRAEPPRHQNVDRATLEKVLNGLQSLIG; encoded by the coding sequence ATGAGGACGCCGGGAGAGGAAGCAGTCACCAGCGACTTCGTCCGCTCCTATGTCATCACCGGCGGCCGGAGCCTGCCCACCTCCGAGGACCTGGCCCTGCACACCCTCGTCACCCTGGCTCCCGAGCGGACCCTTCCGCTGGGGGCCGGACCCGAGGTGAGGGCGATCTGGGAGCTGTGTTCCGGGGGATACCTGTCCGTCGCCGAGGTGGCCGGCCACCTCGAACTGCCCGTCGGTGTGGTCCGGTTGCTGCTGACCGATTTATCAGCCCAGGGGCACCTGCTGCTGCGTGCCGAACCGCCCCGACACCAGAACGTAGACAGAGCGACCCTCGAAAAGGTTCTGAATGGACTCCAATCCCTCATCGGCTGA
- a CDS encoding GTP-binding protein translates to MDSNPSSAETAGGSIYVSSAVTSAAKILVVGHFAVGKTTFIGSLSEITPLRTEEKMTQASLHVDDLRGVTDKTTTTVALDFGRLTLSDELVLYLFGTPGQQRFMQLWEDMARGALGALLLVDPARLEETFPVIDLIESYGLEYAIAVNTFAAERVYAETEVREALDLLPDTPVVYCDARDRQSSGHALIALVRHLLDRAA, encoded by the coding sequence ATGGACTCCAATCCCTCATCGGCTGAGACGGCAGGCGGATCCATCTACGTCTCCAGCGCGGTGACCAGCGCGGCGAAGATCCTGGTGGTCGGGCACTTCGCCGTCGGCAAGACGACCTTCATCGGCTCGCTGTCGGAGATCACCCCACTGCGCACCGAGGAGAAGATGACGCAGGCGTCGCTCCACGTGGACGACCTGCGGGGGGTGACGGACAAGACCACGACCACCGTGGCGCTCGACTTCGGCCGGCTGACGCTGAGCGACGAACTCGTGCTGTACCTGTTCGGTACCCCGGGGCAGCAGCGGTTCATGCAGCTGTGGGAGGACATGGCCCGCGGTGCGCTCGGCGCGCTGCTCCTGGTCGACCCCGCACGGCTGGAGGAGACGTTCCCCGTCATCGACCTCATCGAGAGTTACGGGCTGGAGTACGCCATCGCCGTCAACACCTTCGCGGCCGAGCGGGTCTACGCGGAGACGGAGGTCCGCGAGGCGCTCGACCTGCTTCCGGACACCCCGGTCGTCTACTGCGACGCCCGCGACCGGCAGTCCTCCGGCCACGCGCTGATCGCGCTGGTCCGTCATCTGCTCGACCGCGCGGCCTGA
- a CDS encoding cytochrome P450 family protein produces the protein MHDAAFAADPHQVYDRLRAHGPAGPVELAPGVDATLVVGYETALRVLQNPTLFARDSRRWKALNEGRIGLDNPVLPMMAYRPNCLFTDGSVHLRLRKAVTDSLTRLNLSRIRRDVEPIADYLIDQFSERGRADLLNDYAKLLPLLLFNKLFGCPADIGDTLTSAMSAIFDGKDAVRANEELTACLMALIALKRRQPGDDVTSWLIQHPAGLTDEELKDQLVMLMGAGVEPERNLIGNALLLLLSPDDDHGAGMLVEEAIDHVLWHQTPIANYATHYPVQDVDLGGVVAEAGTPVVIGFAAANSDPVLTEARRAHGKGAHLAWGAGPHACPAKDPAQVIAITAVERLLNALPDLTLTVPEKDLQWRPGPFHRALVAMPVAFSPTPATRMATQIQNRSVHVPAEQPQPTAPAASHLRQEPARKKGFWSSFLDIFRV, from the coding sequence ATGCACGACGCCGCGTTCGCCGCCGACCCGCACCAGGTCTACGACCGGCTGCGCGCGCACGGTCCGGCCGGACCCGTCGAGCTCGCGCCCGGCGTCGACGCCACCCTGGTCGTCGGGTACGAGACGGCGCTGCGCGTCCTGCAGAACCCCACCCTCTTCGCCCGCGACTCCCGCCGCTGGAAGGCCCTGAACGAGGGACGCATCGGCCTGGACAACCCGGTCCTGCCGATGATGGCGTACCGGCCCAACTGCCTGTTCACGGACGGGTCGGTGCACCTGCGGCTGCGCAAGGCCGTCACCGACAGCCTCACCCGGCTCAACCTCAGCCGTATCCGGCGCGACGTCGAGCCGATCGCCGACTACCTGATCGACCAGTTCAGCGAGCGCGGCCGGGCCGACCTGCTCAACGACTACGCCAAGCTGCTGCCGCTGCTGCTGTTCAACAAGCTCTTCGGCTGCCCGGCGGACATCGGTGACACCCTCACCAGCGCCATGTCTGCGATCTTCGACGGCAAGGACGCGGTGCGCGCCAACGAGGAACTCACCGCCTGCCTCATGGCGTTGATCGCCCTCAAGCGCCGCCAGCCCGGCGACGACGTCACCTCCTGGCTCATCCAGCACCCGGCGGGCCTGACCGACGAGGAACTCAAGGACCAACTGGTCATGCTGATGGGCGCGGGCGTCGAACCCGAGCGCAACCTCATCGGCAACGCCCTGCTCCTGCTGCTCTCGCCCGACGACGACCACGGTGCCGGCATGCTGGTCGAGGAGGCGATCGACCACGTGCTCTGGCACCAGACGCCGATCGCCAACTACGCCACGCACTACCCGGTCCAGGACGTCGACCTCGGGGGTGTGGTGGCCGAGGCGGGCACTCCGGTCGTCATCGGCTTCGCCGCCGCCAACAGCGACCCGGTGCTCACCGAGGCCCGGCGCGCCCACGGCAAGGGCGCCCACCTGGCGTGGGGCGCGGGCCCGCACGCCTGCCCGGCCAAGGACCCGGCGCAGGTCATCGCGATCACGGCGGTCGAGCGGCTGCTGAACGCGCTGCCCGATCTGACCCTGACCGTCCCGGAGAAGGACCTCCAGTGGCGGCCGGGCCCCTTCCACCGGGCCCTTGTCGCCATGCCGGTGGCGTTCAGCCCGACACCGGCAACCCGGATGGCGACGCAGATCCAGAACCGGTCGGTCCATGTCCCGGCGGAGCAGCCGCAGCCGACGGCGCCGGCCGCTTCCCACCTGCGCCAGGAACCGGCCAGGAAGAAGGGCTTCTGGAGTTCGTTCCTGGACATTTTCCGCGTCTGA
- a CDS encoding cytochrome P450: protein MTAVGDIRGTTTDRRTVISLLRRLRSPEGQANPLPVWNDLRALGDLVAAPWGGFFVTGFEACSQVLRGRNWLTPDFDWQERRPDAERWHAPATQEMTRTLSRLNAPIHTSQRRALGNLFDRRTLEDMEPQVTAHVTRLLDHLDEELRTRGEADFAGLVSEQLPIHTVGGWLAIPEEHYRHVLSFTHRQVHAQELLPTKSELAVSAEATLEMRAFFTRLISERRAHPGSDVLSDWIRYWDVVHADDRAAADRMLYDLTMFITIASLETTATLLTNAVWFLTGEPARAARLRRHPEYLDDAVDEVLRYDPPIHLNSRFAAEDTVLAGVPVPKDTTVHVLYGAANHDPRRNAEPHVFDIRRRGSHLTFGGGAHYCLGAGLARLEARVLLTEVLRRFPTLRPIEPPAYAPRMVFRRATSLKVTT from the coding sequence GTGACCGCCGTCGGCGACATACGCGGCACCACCACGGACCGCCGAACCGTCATCTCCCTTCTGCGTCGCCTGCGTTCCCCCGAGGGGCAGGCCAACCCCCTGCCCGTCTGGAACGATTTGCGCGCCCTCGGTGACCTGGTTGCCGCCCCCTGGGGCGGCTTCTTCGTCACCGGATTCGAGGCCTGCAGCCAGGTCCTGCGCGGCAGGAACTGGCTGACCCCCGACTTCGACTGGCAGGAGCGCCGGCCCGACGCCGAGCGTTGGCATGCGCCTGCCACGCAGGAGATGACGCGGACCCTCTCCCGCCTCAACGCGCCCATCCACACGAGTCAACGCCGGGCCCTGGGAAACCTCTTCGACCGCCGCACCCTGGAGGACATGGAGCCCCAGGTCACCGCGCACGTCACCCGGCTCCTGGACCACCTCGACGAGGAACTGCGCACCCGGGGCGAGGCCGACTTCGCCGGCCTGGTCAGCGAACAGCTCCCGATCCACACCGTCGGCGGGTGGCTCGCCATCCCGGAGGAGCACTACCGCCACGTCCTGAGCTTCACCCACCGCCAGGTGCACGCCCAGGAACTGCTGCCGACCAAGAGCGAACTCGCCGTATCGGCCGAGGCCACGCTCGAGATGCGGGCCTTCTTCACCCGCCTGATCAGCGAGCGGCGCGCCCACCCGGGCAGCGACGTCCTGTCCGACTGGATCCGCTACTGGGACGTCGTGCACGCCGACGACCGCGCGGCCGCCGACCGGATGCTCTACGACCTGACGATGTTCATCACCATCGCCTCCCTGGAGACCACGGCGACCCTGCTGACCAACGCCGTCTGGTTCCTGACCGGCGAGCCCGCCCGGGCCGCGCGGCTGCGCCGCCACCCCGAGTACCTCGACGACGCCGTCGACGAGGTACTGCGCTACGACCCGCCGATCCACCTCAACTCCCGCTTCGCCGCCGAGGACACCGTCCTCGCCGGCGTGCCGGTCCCCAAGGACACCACCGTCCACGTCCTGTACGGCGCCGCGAACCACGACCCCCGCCGCAACGCCGAACCCCACGTCTTCGACATCCGGCGCCGCGGCAGCCACCTCACCTTCGGCGGCGGCGCCCACTACTGCCTCGGCGCGGGTCTCGCCCGGCTCGAGGCGCGCGTCCTGCTCACCGAAGTGCTGCGCCGCTTCCCCACGTTGCGGCCGATCGAACCGCCCGCCTACGCCCCTCGTATGGTCTTCAGACGTGCCACCAGCCTGAAAGTGACGACATGA
- a CDS encoding enoyl-CoA hydratase/isomerase family protein yields MTAPPLAPPTDRILKTLRAERKGPVLTIELNVPDQGNAVTDAMLDDLLAVLDDQDPAVRVLVLRAAGDDFCLGGDRSEFAEHLADDPTASGIRLSGTKARRVCDALTANPAVTIARVQGRAIGAGLALALACDLRAGADDATFRLPELALGLPTAWGGLLPRLISEVGAARVRDLVLTGRVFDAAEAASLSVLQKTVPAHELDTAVDAWAKPIVRRPSAGLRVTKTLLNSLTASARLADASALDAELMAAVVAEQHRARGHA; encoded by the coding sequence ATGACCGCCCCGCCCCTCGCGCCGCCGACCGACCGGATACTCAAGACCCTGCGCGCCGAGCGGAAGGGTCCCGTCCTGACCATCGAGCTGAACGTCCCCGATCAGGGCAACGCCGTCACCGACGCCATGCTGGACGACCTGCTGGCCGTTCTCGACGACCAGGACCCCGCCGTCCGGGTCCTGGTGCTCCGCGCCGCCGGTGACGACTTCTGCCTCGGCGGCGACCGGAGCGAGTTCGCCGAGCACCTCGCCGACGACCCGACCGCGAGCGGCATCCGGCTGTCCGGCACCAAGGCGCGCCGCGTCTGCGACGCGCTCACCGCCAACCCGGCCGTCACCATCGCCCGGGTCCAGGGCAGGGCCATCGGCGCGGGCCTCGCCCTGGCCCTCGCCTGCGACCTGCGCGCCGGCGCCGACGACGCGACCTTCCGCCTGCCCGAACTCGCCCTCGGCCTGCCGACCGCCTGGGGCGGCCTGCTCCCGCGGCTGATCAGCGAGGTCGGCGCCGCCCGTGTCCGCGACCTCGTCCTCACCGGACGCGTCTTCGACGCCGCCGAGGCCGCGTCCCTGTCCGTCCTGCAGAAGACCGTCCCCGCCCATGAACTCGACACGGCCGTCGACGCCTGGGCCAAGCCCATCGTCCGCCGCCCCTCGGCCGGCCTGAGAGTCACCAAGACCCTCCTCAACTCCCTGACCGCCTCCGCCCGCCTCGCCGACGCCTCCGCCCTCGACGCCGAACTGATGGCGGCGGTGGTGGCAGAACAACACCGGGCACGCGGACACGCTTGA
- a CDS encoding DivIVA domain-containing protein, whose protein sequence is MSSASMPPYGFATGRGRGYRPDQVDAFLQALSHDRDAAWERAARLTVLAREMGEEAARMREVVARLAPHGFEALGEGAAGLFQHVLAEAADLRERTRREADELVAQAEARADSVRREAQEAADALRAEADAYAHQRLLAARTESDDLRIGTRRAVKQRRAEALAALREARQRTTGRLAEQSREQAERWAEAEREEAERVAALDARFAERMSRAEAALSEAERALEEAKEAAGRSQEEARARAVEIIADARVREERIALETEQVLREHGETWDVVREQMDSVQNSLTMLTGRAAD, encoded by the coding sequence GTGAGCAGTGCATCGATGCCGCCGTACGGCTTCGCGACCGGCCGGGGACGCGGCTACCGCCCCGATCAGGTGGACGCCTTTCTGCAGGCGCTGTCGCACGACCGGGACGCCGCGTGGGAGCGGGCCGCACGGCTGACCGTGCTCGCCCGGGAGATGGGGGAGGAGGCCGCGCGGATGCGCGAGGTCGTCGCCCGGCTTGCGCCACACGGGTTCGAGGCGCTCGGGGAGGGCGCGGCGGGCCTCTTCCAGCACGTGCTGGCAGAGGCGGCGGATCTCCGGGAGCGTACGCGGCGCGAAGCGGACGAGCTGGTCGCGCAGGCCGAGGCGCGCGCCGACAGCGTACGTCGGGAGGCGCAGGAAGCGGCGGACGCGCTGAGGGCGGAAGCGGACGCATACGCCCACCAGCGGCTCCTCGCTGCACGCACTGAGTCCGACGACCTGCGCATCGGCACCCGGCGCGCGGTGAAACAACGGCGCGCAGAGGCGCTCGCGGCGTTGCGCGAAGCACGGCAGCGCACCACCGGCAGGCTCGCCGAGCAGTCCCGGGAGCAGGCCGAGCGGTGGGCAGAGGCCGAGCGCGAGGAGGCCGAGCGGGTCGCCGCGCTGGACGCCCGGTTCGCCGAGCGGATGAGCCGGGCCGAGGCCGCGCTGTCCGAGGCGGAGCGGGCCCTGGAGGAGGCCAAGGAGGCGGCGGGCCGCAGCCAGGAGGAAGCACGCGCGCGTGCCGTGGAGATCATCGCCGACGCGCGCGTGCGCGAGGAGCGCATCGCCCTGGAGACGGAACAGGTGCTGCGCGAGCACGGCGAGACCTGGGACGTCGTGCGCGAGCAGATGGACAGCGTGCAGAACAGCCTGACGATGCTGACCGGACGCGCGGCGGACTAG